In Bacteriovorax sp. Seq25_V, the genomic window TAGCATAGGATAATCTATGTATGAGAATGTTTCAAATTGCACTAATTCTAGTATTACAATTATCAATCAGCGCCAAAGGTGTTTGGGTTTTTCTCGATCTTGGAAACACTATTATCGATACTCGAACGGCCGGTGAATTTAAGTATTTTCCAAAGGCCCATGAATTTTTAAGAGCTCTACATAATTCTGGTCTATCAGTTGCTGCTATATCAAATATTCCAGAAAGCTTTGGTGCATCACATGAGGAAAAGCTTGAAACCCTCAAGGATTATATCAAGGAAAACTGGCAAGATGAGAGCTTTGCTTGGGATGAACTCGATGCTATTTTCTTGCCGCTTAGCAACGCAGAATTAAAACCGAATGAAACTCTCTATCTACGTGCTCTTCGTAATGCTGAAGAATGTCCTGCAATTTATATCTCAGAGAACTTAAAAGAGGTTCAAAAGGCACAAGAGTTAGGTATGGCAGCTTATCTCTTTGATTACAAGGGAACACAAGCTTATCCTGAAGTCTCTCACCTCGAAGAGTTTATTATTCAAAACTACCATCGCGATTATTCAAAAGACTGCATAATTAAATAAATAAACTGATACAAATCAGCTTATTTGTGTTCTGTATTAGGTATAAATAACAAAAGAGGTTATTTATGCTTTACTCATTTGAAACACTTCCCAAAGAATTGAAAGCAGTAGGTGGTAAGGCCTATATGTTGGCCATGATGTTACAAGATGGTTTACCTATTCCTACTGGGTTTATTATTCACGAATCATTTACAGCTGAAGATGAAGAAAATCTTCGTAGTTTTTACTTATCTCGAAACTTCTCTCTTGCAGTTAGAAGTTCTGCTAGTGCAGAGGACTCTAAAGATCATAGTTTTGCTGGTCAAAATACAACATTCCTCTATGTGGAAAATTTAGAAGAACTTATTAGCGCAGTAAAAAAATGCTTTTCAAGTATAAATAATGAATCTTCTAAGTCATATCGACAAAATATTTCTACTGCTGTTGAGAGTAGAATGAATGTCGTTATTCAAGAAATGGTAGATCCGGCATATGCAGGTGTATTTTTTTCCAAGGACCCAACTGGGGCAACTTCAGATTGGCTACTTGAATATATTGATGGTGTTGGTGAGGATCTCGTAAGTGGAAAAAGAACACCTAAGAAAGTGTATCCAAACACAATCGTTGAAAATGAAGATTTATCTCAGGAGAATCTCAATGAATTAGTCTCACACTGTCATCGTATTGAAGGATTGTACGATGATAAGTTTGATATTGAATGGGCAATTTCTAAGACAGGTGAAGTTTATATTCTTCAATCTCGTCCTATTACAACACTCAAGGACCTTGATTCTAAAAAAATAGCAACTCAAGAACTTGAAAGATTAAAAAATGAATTCTCCGAAGATACTTATTGGGATGGGCAAACTTTCAGTGAACTAACAGTTTGTCCGTCAACGTTCTCATTCTCACTTTGGGAGAAATCATTCGCTCCTGGAGGTGGCTTCGACCTCGCTTTAAAAGAGTTAGGTTATCTTGGATTTGAGGACAACCAATCGAAGTCTTTATTGGATTCAATTTTTGGAAGAAGTTATATTAATCTCGAACGATTGGGACCTTTGTACTTTGGACCAATTCCATACCGAATAAATCCAATACCGCGTGTACATCTAGAATTTAGATTATCTAAGTTAAATTTTGAGACGATTGTCAAAACGCCTAAAACTGTTTTTAAAATGCTTAGTGTTGCAATGTCTATTAATACTCATCGTAGACCATTCATCGAGAAGTCCCGTGAAAACTTAATTGCATTTTCAACAATTATGGAAAAGGGGAGCGGACCAGAGTCATACGCGGACTTTGAGACGCACAAACTGATTGAGCGTTTACAGAAAGAGTCACATATATTCTCTACTAAAACTCTACTTTGGCCATATGTTCTGATCTCTTTAACAGAGACAACTCATCAGTCACTTTTTAGTTATCTAAAAGGAGTAACTGGCGAGAGCGAAGCTGAGCAAATAATCACACGTTGGATGGGAACTGGACTTCAGACTGAGACCTACGATATGACAAGATACTTTAATAAGGCGTGTGCATATCCAGAAGTTAGACAACTTTTTATGCAAAAATACGGGCATCGTTGTCCGGGAGAGCTTGATTTAAATTCAAAGCGTTGGGAAGAGATGGGAGACGATGCTTTTTTTGAGTTAAGTCCTTCAGAGTACGAAGAATTAAAGTCTTCCCATTCGATTTGTGATATCGCTGCTGAAATTGAAGAGTTGAAAACGATCAAAAAAGCTTTAATTCTTGAAGAGTGGCTTCTTCTAAAAGACTTATTAGAACTTAGAGAAAAGTGGAAAATGGCCCTCCTTAAACAGTTTTCACATATTCGCTATATGCTTTTAGAATTATCTAAGCGTTTAGAAATTCCAAACGATCTTGTTTTCTATATTACTCTCGATGAAATTTCTGATTACGCGAAATCAATACTCTCTACTGCGCAAGAGAGAAAGCTCCGCTCTTTAGCTCTTTCTCGTTATAATTTTTCAACTGTTACTTGTCTTAAAGAAATAAAAGATACTTTGGAAAACAATGTACCAGTAGAGAATTCGATGAAAGGAGAGGGGATTTCGACAGGACTTGTGAAAGGTGAAGTTGTTATTATCAACAGCATGGCGGACGTTTCAAAAATCAAGTGGCCAAAAAATCCAATTATTGTCGCTAAAGCTACTGATCCTGGTTGGACACCTGTCTTTATCAGAGCAAAAGGGATTATAGTTGAAAGAGGTGGTGCTCTTTCTCATTGCGCTATTGTTGCGCGTGAGATGGGAATTCCTGCCGTTAGTGGAATTAAAAATTGTTATATTAATTTAAAAGAGGGACAAAATGTTTGGATCAATGGAAATGATGGAACTGTTACAGCAGTCCAATAATGTAATCGAGTATCACTATGGAATTGTCCCGACAGTTTTACTTCCTCTTGCATTTTTAAGCACAGGAATAAGTATCCTTGCTACTTATGTAGCCGGTTTCTTTGGAATTAAACTTAAGGCAGAAGGTCCAAGGAAGTTACTGGAACTTCTTCTGCGTCCAAAGTTACTCATTAGTGCAATGTTCTTAAATGTATTAATTTATGCTGGATTCCATTTCTATGCTCATGTTAAGAATGGGCCAGTTCCACTTGTTGTACAGTCAACTCTTTCCAAGACCTTCGCAACACCATCATCAAAAGTTTCACTTAAAGATGGAATCAAGGTTATTGATATAAATGAACCTGTCTTTGCCAAAGGAACCATTGTTGAAGGAAAGCTTTATGTTGGAACAACTTCTGGTAATCTTCTAAAAATAGAGTTGAAACGTGGAAGTATTGAAAAACGATTTTATGTCGGTAAGTTCGTTTCCCCTACACCTGTCTTTTTTGATGGATACCTCTACTTTGGAGAAGGTCTTCATCAGTCACACCATATGGGTGTTTATAAATTTGATTTAAAAGAGTTCTCTGTTGCTACAAAGTTTGAGACACAAGGGCATACTGAAATTTTTCCGGTGATTCATAATAATATTTTGTATCAAGCTGCTGGTGGAGATGGTCTTTATGCCATTGATATAGAAACAATGCAGAAGAAGTGGCACTTCTCTGGTGGTCATATGGATGGTTATGTCGGAATTTTAGAAAATGCGCTCTTTGTTGGAACAGGTGTGCCTGTTGAAGATAATGACAAGGTCCGTCCGATGGCCTATCGTCTCCATAGTGAAACTGGAGAAATAGCTTGGCAAAGAGAATTACCGCTATCTACTTGGTATGGACCAGCAATCTCAAATGATCATATTTGTTTTCCTTTAGGTGAAATTCACGTTGAGTCTAAGCTTGGGGGAATTTCTTGTTTTTCTCCTTCCGGAGAACGTCAAAGTACAATTTTAATTGATGCACCTGTTTTAAGTAAACCTATCATCTTAGGAGATAATATAATCTTTAATGATTATCATGGTGGTCTCTACTCTTGGAAAGTTGATGGCTCAAGAGAGAATTGGAAAATTAAAGCTACTTCCAAAGCCCATGGCTATTCAAGCTCAGTTCTGATTGATAATAATATTTACTTTGTCGATGCAGATGGTACTTTGAAGATCGTTAATCCTATTACTGGTGTTTTTTTAGAACGAGACCTTTCAAAAATACTTAAACCTGGCGAGAGGGTTTATGCTGACATTTTAAAGTATGATGAAAAGATTTATATTTTCGGAATGAAGGGAAGTATTCTGGAGCTGGACAAGTCTATGGGTAGTGTGAAGAATTAGTATCTAATATTGATGCACTTCGATGATGAAAGAGCTCAATAAGCTCTTTATTTTTAGAGTGCTCTTCAAAAATTTTATTAAGTTCACCATTGGCCTTAATTATCTTAAGGCCCTTATTAAATTTTTCAATAAACTTTAGCCCTTCAGGATTTTTCTTATCAACAACGAGACCAAGGGAAATATTCATGATTGGTTTTTTAATATAAGCAAATCGATCCTGTTCTTCCGGGAAATATTTTTTAATAATCTCAAGGCCAACAGTTGGATTACATGGAAAATAGTTAATTCGTCCTGCTAATAGCTTTTTAAAATTCAATAAATCGGAGTTTGCAATATCGAGGTTGACTCCGGCCTCGCCTAAAACTTTTGAATGTAAGTAAGATCGAGTTCCTCCAAATGATGCCTTTACTTTTTTAAGGTCACTTAACTCATTCCACTCCAGCACCTTGTCTCTATCCTTGATATAGAAAAGATTTTCGGGATTATTGATAAAAGGATCACTGTAGGCATAAAGCTTTGCCTTTTCTTCTGAATAGGCCCAAGCACTTGAGGCGATGTATTTTCTATTTGATAGAACAAGATTGAGCGTACGAGTCCAAGGGACAAAGTGAAATTCAACTTTCTCATTAACTTGGTTCATCACATGGGAGACAATATTATTCGCAATTCCATGATTTTTTAAATTTACTCCAGTATAGGGTTCCCAGTCTCCTGAGAGAATTATATAGGGTTGTTTTGAGAGTGCTGTGAACATAAATAGACTTATGATTAGTAACTTCATTGATTGATTATGTCACAATTTATATCATTTAGTAGCCACCTAGGAATCAAGATTTCTTTACACTGAATCAGCTTAAGTATCTAATTTTTCGAGCTGAATTTTCCAATGGATGGACGATTTATGGGCTTTATGTTCTAATTTTTCTATGGAGTTAACAAAATATAGCAATCACCGAAGTGCTGCTTACCTTAATTGGTTAAGAAAGCAAACTTGTGTCATCTCAGGACGCAAGGCTGAGTGCGCTCATCATATTCGTCTTGGAACTAATGGCGGTGTCTCTTTAAAACCATCCGACTATTTTTGTATTCCACTTAGAAATGAATATCATACGACTGGATTATTTGCTCTTCATGTTATTGGAGAAGAGACATTTATTAAGCAATTCAAGCTTAATATTCACTCTCTCTTTGTAAAGTATCTTAAAGAATATATCACTCATAAGTATAAAATTCTAATTGATCTCAAAGACAAGTCAGATGAGCAAATGATTGCATACTTGATACAAATTCTTGAGGAAAAAGATCTCGCAGTTTCTCCAGTGGTTAAGAAGAAGGCATCGGCTAAGGCAAAGTCAGAGAAAGATTTGAAAATAAAGCTTAAAGGAAATGAGTTTTATGAAAAAGCTAAGATATTAAAAAGAGAAAAAGATAAGGAGTTACGTCAAAATATAAAGGCTACAACAAAAAGAGAGAAAGTAAGTACTAGTCTTGTTGGCAACGAATTCTACGAAAAGGCGAAAGAGCTTAAAAGAAGCAAGGATAAGGAACTTCGCGATAAGCTAAAAGAAAATGCGAAGAAAGAGAAGAGTTCAACTAAATTGAGCTTGAAGAATAATGAATTCTATCAAAAATCTAAAGAACTGAAGCGACAAAGAGATAAAGAATTAAGAGATAAAATTAAGCAGGCTAAAAAGGCGAGTAAGTAGTTTAATTAAGAACTTTTGGTGAAATATCTTGCTCAAAGATCCATTCAACAACATCATTATAGTGTTCAATTGATTTTGCTTTTTTTACTTTCTTATAAACTTTGTGCTCATTTTCAAAGATATCTTTAAAGTACAACCAGTGTCCACGCATCTTGGCAAGAAAGTCAGATTTCGCATTATCCTGTTCAAGGTAGCCAGTAGTAATAAGATTGTGCATTTCAATGAACTTGGCACTATAGCTTTGTTCATTAAAAACCTCTCCCTTTATTTGTGCAAAAAGAGCAGGGTTAGAAAGACCTCCTCTGCCAATCATCCATTTCTTAATCATTGGGAGACGTTTTTTCAAACGCTCATAGTCTGCGACAGAATTAATATCACCGTTATAGCAAGGTATAGTTTCGAGCAGAGGTAGACAACTCTCAAAGGCATCCACATCTACAGTACCAGTGTAAATTTGTTTTCCAAGTCGCGCGTGAATTGTAAAGTCATTGATTTCGAGTCTATTGATAATAGGTATGATTTCTTTAATCTCTGATACGTCTTCACGGCCAAGTCTTATCTTAACCGTAAATTCAAGTGGGCACTTTTCTTTGATAGTCGTGAGAAGTCTTTCTACTCTCTCGGGATGAAGAAGTAAGCCTGAACCTTTTGTTCTATTGGCGACCATAGGATATGGGCATCCCATATTAAGATTTACTTTTTTTACTCCTAGATCTTTGTAGATTTTTGCAACATGAAGAAATTGATCAGCTTCTTTAGTTAAGACTTGTGCAGTTGTTGGC contains:
- a CDS encoding PEP/pyruvate-binding domain-containing protein; this translates as MLYSFETLPKELKAVGGKAYMLAMMLQDGLPIPTGFIIHESFTAEDEENLRSFYLSRNFSLAVRSSASAEDSKDHSFAGQNTTFLYVENLEELISAVKKCFSSINNESSKSYRQNISTAVESRMNVVIQEMVDPAYAGVFFSKDPTGATSDWLLEYIDGVGEDLVSGKRTPKKVYPNTIVENEDLSQENLNELVSHCHRIEGLYDDKFDIEWAISKTGEVYILQSRPITTLKDLDSKKIATQELERLKNEFSEDTYWDGQTFSELTVCPSTFSFSLWEKSFAPGGGFDLALKELGYLGFEDNQSKSLLDSIFGRSYINLERLGPLYFGPIPYRINPIPRVHLEFRLSKLNFETIVKTPKTVFKMLSVAMSINTHRRPFIEKSRENLIAFSTIMEKGSGPESYADFETHKLIERLQKESHIFSTKTLLWPYVLISLTETTHQSLFSYLKGVTGESEAEQIITRWMGTGLQTETYDMTRYFNKACAYPEVRQLFMQKYGHRCPGELDLNSKRWEEMGDDAFFELSPSEYEELKSSHSICDIAAEIEELKTIKKALILEEWLLLKDLLELREKWKMALLKQFSHIRYMLLELSKRLEIPNDLVFYITLDEISDYAKSILSTAQERKLRSLALSRYNFSTVTCLKEIKDTLENNVPVENSMKGEGISTGLVKGEVVIINSMADVSKIKWPKNPIIVAKATDPGWTPVFIRAKGIIVERGGALSHCAIVAREMGIPAVSGIKNCYINLKEGQNVWINGNDGTVTAVQ
- a CDS encoding haloacid dehalogenase, coding for MRMFQIALILVLQLSISAKGVWVFLDLGNTIIDTRTAGEFKYFPKAHEFLRALHNSGLSVAAISNIPESFGASHEEKLETLKDYIKENWQDESFAWDELDAIFLPLSNAELKPNETLYLRALRNAEECPAIYISENLKEVQKAQELGMAAYLFDYKGTQAYPEVSHLEEFIIQNYHRDYSKDCIIK
- a CDS encoding DUF968 domain-containing protein; its protein translation is MELTKYSNHRSAAYLNWLRKQTCVISGRKAECAHHIRLGTNGGVSLKPSDYFCIPLRNEYHTTGLFALHVIGEETFIKQFKLNIHSLFVKYLKEYITHKYKILIDLKDKSDEQMIAYLIQILEEKDLAVSPVVKKKASAKAKSEKDLKIKLKGNEFYEKAKILKREKDKELRQNIKATTKREKVSTSLVGNEFYEKAKELKRSKDKELRDKLKENAKKEKSSTKLSLKNNEFYQKSKELKRQRDKELRDKIKQAKKASK
- a CDS encoding tRNA-dihydrouridine synthase family protein; its protein translation is MHHFVLAPIRGVTNFIYRNALEQTFSGADSALAPYIVTKESGELNMRQLYDVEASKNLLPTTAQVLTKEADQFLHVAKIYKDLGVKKVNLNMGCPYPMVANRTKGSGLLLHPERVERLLTTIKEKCPLEFTVKIRLGREDVSEIKEIIPIINRLEINDFTIHARLGKQIYTGTVDVDAFESCLPLLETIPCYNGDINSVADYERLKKRLPMIKKWMIGRGGLSNPALFAQIKGEVFNEQSYSAKFIEMHNLITTGYLEQDNAKSDFLAKMRGHWLYFKDIFENEHKVYKKVKKAKSIEHYNDVVEWIFEQDISPKVLN
- a CDS encoding ABC transporter substrate-binding protein encodes the protein MKLLIISLFMFTALSKQPYIILSGDWEPYTGVNLKNHGIANNIVSHVMNQVNEKVEFHFVPWTRTLNLVLSNRKYIASSAWAYSEEKAKLYAYSDPFINNPENLFYIKDRDKVLEWNELSDLKKVKASFGGTRSYLHSKVLGEAGVNLDIANSDLLNFKKLLAGRINYFPCNPTVGLEIIKKYFPEEQDRFAYIKKPIMNISLGLVVDKKNPEGLKFIEKFNKGLKIIKANGELNKIFEEHSKNKELIELFHHRSASILDTNSSHYP
- a CDS encoding PQQ-binding-like beta-propeller repeat protein — protein: MFGSMEMMELLQQSNNVIEYHYGIVPTVLLPLAFLSTGISILATYVAGFFGIKLKAEGPRKLLELLLRPKLLISAMFLNVLIYAGFHFYAHVKNGPVPLVVQSTLSKTFATPSSKVSLKDGIKVIDINEPVFAKGTIVEGKLYVGTTSGNLLKIELKRGSIEKRFYVGKFVSPTPVFFDGYLYFGEGLHQSHHMGVYKFDLKEFSVATKFETQGHTEIFPVIHNNILYQAAGGDGLYAIDIETMQKKWHFSGGHMDGYVGILENALFVGTGVPVEDNDKVRPMAYRLHSETGEIAWQRELPLSTWYGPAISNDHICFPLGEIHVESKLGGISCFSPSGERQSTILIDAPVLSKPIILGDNIIFNDYHGGLYSWKVDGSRENWKIKATSKAHGYSSSVLIDNNIYFVDADGTLKIVNPITGVFLERDLSKILKPGERVYADILKYDEKIYIFGMKGSILELDKSMGSVKN